A window of Sedimentibacter sp. MB31-C6 genomic DNA:
ATTCATAGGTCTTATTATAATGTTTATTAAATTTTTTTGAAACTGAAATATTTATCTTATTTTTAAACTTCGAGCTATCTAAGTAAGAAATTGAATTCGAATATAATAAATTACCAATTTTTTTTTGATTATCTAATAGTAAATCTGTACTTATAGCACTTAAATTACTAATATTTGAATCAGTAAGTAGGGAAGATAATTTTATGTTACTTATTTCATTATAAGTAAAATTTCCTATGGAATTTTGATTATTCAAAATTAAATCTCTTGTAAACATATAAGTTTTATTTATAATATTATTCTTATTGTTCACCAATAATTTATTTAAAACTTCATAGTTATTTGCAGAAATACTGCTAGTTAGGCTACTTCTGATTTTCTGTTCATTTTTTATAAATAATTCATTAATACTTTTTTTGCTAAGAAGATTATTTTCTATATAAAATGCAGTGTTTTTTGCAAAGATCTTTTGATTTTTAATTATATATCCTAAGGAAAAATTTTTGAGAAACGGTAGTTTGCTCAATATCTTTTTCTCTTTATAAGGTTTAAAAATCATATTAATAGCAATTGCATTTGTTGAAAAACCAACTAATGCATAGGTAATCATATTTATAATATTGATATGACCTGGATTAAGAGGAACATTTTGAAAAGCAGCCAATATAATACCTGCTACAACTCCAAGTATTCCACCAAAATACATAATAGGCTTTAGCTCACGACCTATAAAATCATTGGCAAAATCAACAAGTTCATCATCGTTTAGTTTATTTAAATTTTCTGCAACTATATTTTTAACAGATCCTTCAAGAATTTTGTCCATATTGTTGATTATGTAGTTTTGTAATGCTTTAGTGCTATTCTTATTCAAATTATCAATAGAATTTAATTTGTCTATTAATAATGACATATTTTTTTCTTTAATTTTGTTAGATTCACTATGATACTTTTTATTAATATTATTAATAAGAAGTTCATGAATCACAGGATTGTCTAATTTTTTATTAAAATCAATTTTTATAATGTTGTTCTTTATTAGTTTTTTAATTTCGCTTGAATTTTCATTAAGTTGAGTAATAAAAATATTTTTGATTTCATGTATATTATTTTTAAATTTTTCTTCATTTAGTAAATCACCAACACTTTTATTAGTAATGTTACTTAAATAAATGTTCACCTTATTTTCTATATTATTATGAAAATAATTAGATGAAATAATTTTTTTAGATTTAGTTATAAGATTAGTTATTGTTTTTTTTGAAAGTAATTCTTTAGGTAAAAAATCTTTAACTTGTGATTCTAGTATATAATATAAAAGTTGGTTGAAAACTACCTCGAAATGGCTATTTATGTAATTAGTTATAAATATAGTTGTTTTTATTGAATCTATTGAATTGTTTTCAGCTTCTGCTACTATTTCCTTAATAGATAAATTATTCAGTAAATTTATTATTTTTGCACTTATACTACTGCTTAACATCTCGGGTTCAGAAATACTTTTAACATAATCAATGACTTTTTGAACTATATTATATTTTGAGCTTAAATTATTAAAATAAGAATCTTTTATTGTTGATAGAAGTTTACCTTTTAAACCATCTGATTCCTCGATAACTTCATCTATAGAATTATTTATAATTTTGTCAATATTATTATTGTTCTCATTTAACCATTCAATTAATTTTTCAGTTAGAATTGGTATGTTTTCTAAAAGGTAAAGTTTCAGGCTCTTTTCAAAGTTTGCATCTAAAATTTGGAATATACTTTTATCACATTTTTCACCATATAAAAATAAAGAGTTAGACATTTCATATAAAATATTCTGACCTTTATGAGAATTAATAAAGTCTACAAACAATTGAGATAATTTTATTTTTTCTTCTTCACTAAGATTAATAATATCTTTAATTTTTTTATTATAAAAAATTTCTTTTCCAGCAACTAATGCTTTATTAACTTCCGTGGTTTTATAGATATTTAGAATTTTATCATTTATATTGTTGTTATTAACTATATTTTCTAACTCATATAAAATGTTTGAAACGATGTTTTTCTTTGATTTTTCCAAATTACCAAGTATGTTTGCAATCTTTATATGACTGATTTCATTATATAAATTATTTAAAACTTCATCAACGAAATCTGAGTTTTCAATCATAGATGTTATGGAAGAAATTATTGAATTAGTTATTTTAGTTAATTGTTCTTCTGTAAAAACTTCTTCAATATTAATATTATCTATAAAAAAATATATTAGTTCAGAGAGGAATTTAGTTATATTATTCTCTAAAAACTCACCTGTTTTTTGTATTGTTGAGTCAATGCCCCTTATATCAGAAATACTATTATTTTCAATTGAATCATATAAAAAAATAGTAAAAAAATCATTAGTTAGAGCTTCGAATTTTGCATTGAATTTTTCATCATGCAATATTTCGTTGATTTTATCTTTACTAATTATATCATTTTCAATTATATTGCTAAGATTGTCTATAAATTCATTTCTAGTTTTCTTAATGACACCTCCAATTTTTAAAGGAGTATATTCTTTGAATAACATATTAATAGCATAGTCATTAGTTATATATCCTGAAGCACCACCTAAAAATGCTTGTATTATGTAATTAAATATAATGTCTTTCATCATATTTTCCTCTCATAGATCTTAAAAAAATTATATCATTACTATTAAAATTGTGCAAAAAAATTATCAAAATTTGGTACTTTATTTTATTGAATATTTTATTGTATATTAAAATCTATTGAATTATACAAATAAGTTTATATATTAAAATTATATTGATTTTTAACCTAAAATAATGTAAAATAATATAAATACGCAGAATCATCAATAGGAGGAAATTAATAAATGAAAACGTATAACATTGACAAAATTAGAAACGTTGCCCTAATCGGTCATGGAAGTTGTGGAAAAACTGCATTTACAGAAGCACTTTTATACATAACAAAAGTAACTAATCGTTTAGGAAAAGTTGAAGATGGTAATACAATATCAGATTTCGATAAAGAAGAAAAAGATAGACAGTTTTCAATTGGTACATCTATCATACCTGTAGAGTATGAAAATACTAAAATAAATTTCCTAGATACTCCAGGATACTTTGATTTTGTTGGAGAAGTATATGGAGCCATGAGAGTAGCAAGCGGAGCTGTAGTAGTAGTTGATGCAAGTTCCGGTGTAGAAGTAGGGACAGAAAAGGCATGGAAATATGCTGAAGAAAGAAATATGCCAAGAATCATCTTACTTAATAAAATGGATAAAGAAAACGTTGATTTTGATAAAGTACTGGAAGAATTAAGACAAAAGTTTGGTAAAAAAGTAGTTCCATTTGCAGTTCCAATAGGAAAAGAAGAGTCCTTTAATGGATATGTAGATATTATAAGAAGACAAGGTTATATTCTTGATGGAAAGGTATGTGTACCTAAAGATGCTCCTTCTGATGCAATGGATAAAGCTGAAGAATTACGTGCTGAATTAATGGAATCAGTTGCAGAAACAGATGAAGAAATGCTTGAAAAATTTTTCAGTGGCGAAGAGTTCACCGATGAAGAAATACATAATGGATTAAGGCAAGCTGTTATGACAGGGGATTTAGTACCTGTTGTAGTTGGTTCTGCTTCAAGAGCAGTTGGAGCTAATTTACTAATGCATATGATTGTAGAATACCTACCAAGTGCAGAAGATTTAAAAGAAGTTAAGGGAACGAATAATGGAAAAGAAGAAGTTCGCAAAGTTAGTCCGTCTGAACCGTTATCAGCACTTGTATTTAAAACTATTGTTGACCCGTTTGTAGGTAAAATTTCTTTATATAAAGTTTTATCAGGTGTTCTTAAGAAGGATATGGAAATTTACAATGCGAGTAATAGAGAGACAGAAAGAGTCGGAAATATATTTTTCCTAAGAGGAAAGGATCAAATTGAATCTTCAGAAATATCATCAGGAGATATAGGAGCTACATCAAAGCTTCAAAACTTCAAAACTGGCGATACGATTTCATTAAAATCTAATCCTATTGTTTATGATAGTATAGATTTCCCTAAACCATGTTACTTTATGGCGGTTAGTGCTACTACTAAGGATAATGATGAAAAAGTGGGAATTGGTCTTAATAAATTAAACGAAGAAGACCCAACTTTTACTTTAGAAAGAAATGTCGAAACAAAGGAACAAATTATTGGTGGACAGGGAAATATGCAATTATCAGTTATTGCAAGTAAACTTAAAAATCATTATAAGGTTGATGTAAATTTAACTAATCCTAAAGTTGCTTATAGAGAAACAATTAAAGGTAAATCTGATGTTCAAGGTAAACACAAAAAACAATCAGGTGGAGCAGGCCAATATGGAGATGTTCATATTAGATTTGAACCAACAACAGAAGAATTTGAATTTACAGAAGAAATATTTGGAGGTTCAGTTCCTAGAAACTATATACCAGCAGTTGAAAAAGGATTAAGAGAATGCTTAGAAAAAGGCGTTTTAGCTGGTTGTAAGGTTGTTAATATGAAAGCAACATTATATGATGGTTCATATCATGATGTAGACTCTAATGAAATGGCATTTAAAATAGCAGCATCTCTAGCCTTTAAAAAAGGTATGATGGAAGCTAAACCAGTTCTTCTTGAACCAATAGCTAAAGTTGAAATAAACATTCCTGATGAGTACATGGGCGATATAATGGGTGACATGAATAAAAGAAGAGGAAGAATCCTCGGGATGGAACAACAACAAGATGGAACTCAAATGGTACTTGCAGAAGCACCAATGGCTGAAATGTACACATATGCTATAGATTTGAAATCCATGACTCAAGCAAGAGGAAGCTTTACAATGGAGTTCTTAAGATATGACGATATGCCAAACAATATGGCAGAAAAAGTTATTGAAGAATATAAAGCAAAGAATGATAATTAAGTTTAAAAATCAAACAACAGATGCGTTGGGGACAGTCCCCAACGCATTAATAATTTTTTAAAAAAACAGAGGTTATAGCAATTCTATAAAATAGCTATAATTTTATTAGGAGGGAACGGTATGTTTGTTAGTAATACTAAGGAATTTATATTTAGAAATGCTAAATATATTTTACTATTAACATTATTGGTAATATTATTTTTTCTAAACGTAGAGAAGCAAAATCGTTTAAATGAACTTTTAATTGATAAAGGTATTAAAGGGACTTATATTATGGGTGATGAAATGTCAGGAGATGCTGAATATTTAGTTTTTGATAAAACTAATTATTATAGGTATAAGCAATTTAATTTTTTGGAAAAAGGTGAATATGAGAACATTGATAAAAATGTCTATATTTTAAAAAAAGATCCAAAAGAGTATGTTGTTTACAACAAACAGGAAATTTATTATTTTAATTTAAAACAGAATAGTGTTCATTTTTATTCTAAGATAGAAGATGTTTCTTTATTTATTAATGTAGTACCTGATAGAAATTAAAGAAGGGGCTAGTAACTAGCTTAACATTAAACGTCTAGGATATAATATCGAGAGGTTTTTTTATGATTTTTCTATGTATTTAAAATTTCATTTGCAAATTATATAAAATAGTATATAATATAGGGAAATAGAAATAATTAATTAACAATGATAAAAGCTACGATTTATGAATTTCTGCAGAGAGCCGATGGTTGGTGTGAATCGGTGAAAGGAAAAATCTTTCCACTTTTGGAGTTATCGGTGATAAATCGAGGGTTGGTACCCTTTATAGTACTTACGAGTGGTCAGTTATTCTAATAACTGGCAAATTGAGTGGCACCACGAATCTTTCGTCTCATAGTAGATGAAAGATTTTTTTATTTATATTTAAATTTATGGGAGGAAAAATATGTTAGATTTAAGATTTGTTAGAGAAAATCCTGAATTAGTAAAACAAAATATTAAAAATAAATTTCAGGACAATAAGCTGCCTTTAGTAGATGAAGTATTAACTTTAGATATTGAAAACAGAGAAACAATACAAAAAGCTGATTCATTAAGAGCAGAAAGAAATAAAATATCCAAAGAAATTGGCGGATTAATGTCAAAAGGGAAAAAAGAAGAAGCTGAAGAACTTAAAAGAAGAGTAGTGGCCAATCAAGAGGAACTAGCTCAATTAGAAAAGAAAGAAAATGAATTAGAAAAAAGAATACAAAAAATAATGATGACAATTCCTAATATCATTGACCCAAGTGTTCCATTAGGAAAAGACGACAGTGAAAATGTTGAAGTTCAGAGATATGGTGAACCTGTAGTTCCTAATTTTGAAGTACCATATCATACTGATATCATGGAAAAGTTTAATGGTATTGATTTAGATAGTGCAAGAAAAGTAGCTGGTAATGGATTTTATTACTTAATGGGAGATATAGCAAGACTTCATTCTGCAGTGATATCATATGCTAGAGATTTTATGATTGATCGTGGATTCACATATTGTATTCCGCCTTTTATGATTCGTAGTGAAGTTGTTACAGGAGTTATGAGTTTTGCTGAAATGGATGCAATGATGTACAAAATAGAGGGAGAGGATTTGTACTTAATTGGTACTAGCGAGCACTCAATGATTGGTAAGTTCATCGATACTATATTACCAGAATCAAAATTGCCACAAACTTTAACTAGTTATTCTCCATGCTTTAGAAAGGAAAAAGGAGCTCACGGTGTAGAAGAAAGAGGCGTTTATAGAATACATCAATTTGAAAAACAAGAAATGATAGTAGTATGTAAACCTGAAGACAGTATGATGTGGTATGATAAATTATGGCAAAATACTGTGGATTTATTTAGAACATTAGATATTCCTGTTAGAACATTGGAGTGTTGTTCAGGAGATTTAGCTGATTTAAAAGTAAAATCAGTTGACGTTGAAGCTTGGTCTCCAAGACAGAAAAAATATTTCGAAGTAGGAAGTTGTTCTAATTTAGGGGATGCTCAAGCTAGACGTTTGAAAATTCGTGTTAATGGAGAAAAGGGCAAATATTTTGCGCATACATTAAACAATACAGTAGTCGCTCCTCCTAGAATGTTGATAGCATTTTTAGAAAATAATTTAAACGAGGATGGTTCAGTTAATATTCCAGTAGCATTACAGCCTTATATGGGTGGAAATACTATAATAAAATAAAAAAAGTGAGCAGTATATATAGATTTCCATTAGTATAAATAATACTCCTCTTTGTAATAAACAGCATTTTCGTTTGCTAAAAGAGGAGTTGTTTTTCTTTATTCTACTATTGCACCTTTTTAAGTGCCTTTACTATATCTTTGGGTTTTAACACTTTACCAAAAGACACTACCTTTTCATCAATTACTAGTGCTGGAGTTTGAAGCACTCCATAAGATACAATATCCTTCATGTCTTCTATTTTTACTATTTCTGCTTCGATTCCCAATTCCTTTACAGCATCTTCTGTATTTTTCTTTAAAGCTATACAATTTTTACAACCTGAACCTAAAATTTTAATTACCATAATAAATCTCCTTTTATTATTTTTTAATAATTATATAAATATATATCCGAATGCATTAAATGCATAACCGATTATAATAATACCTATTGTTACTAAGCCGACAAATATTCCTAAAAGCTTAACCTTGACAACTTGTTTTAGCATTACTATTGATGGCAGAGACAATGCAGTTACTCCCATCATGAATGAAAGAGCTGTTCCCAATCCAACACCTTTCAATACAAGAGCTTCAGCAATTGGCAATGTTCCAAATATATCAGCATACATTGGTATTCCGGCAAAAGTTGCTACGAGAACTGAATACCACTTATCTTTACCTAATATTGCAGATATTAAAGATTCTGGAATCCAATTGTGAATAGCAGCACCAATTCCAACGCCTATTAAAATATATATCCATACTCTTTTTACTATTTCCAATACTTGTTCTTTTGCAAAATCAATTCTGTCATGAACAGTTAATTCTTCCTGCTCTGTTTCAAGAACCTTATTACCGTATACAAATGGTTCTACATAATCTTCAAGTTTTAATTTGCTTATTATAGTTCCACCTGCTACAGCAAGTATTAGACCGACAATGACGTATGCTATTGCAATTTTCCAATTAAATATACTTGCAAGTAAAATAACCGAAGCTAAATCTACTAGTGGTGAAGATATTAAAAATGAAAATGTAATACCTAATGGTAATCCTGCACTTGTAAATCCAATAAACAAAGGAATTGAAGAGCAGGAGCAAAATGGTGTAACTGTTCCAAGCAATGCACCTAAGATATTACCTGTTATTCCACTAAATCTTCCTAATATTTTTTTAGTTCTTTCAGGAGGAAAATAACTTTGTATATATGAAATTGCAAATATCAAAACTGATAATAGTATAAATATTTTTATTACATCATATATAAAAAAGTGAATACTTCCACCTAGTCGTTCATTAATACTTAAATTAAATACATTTTCTACTAAAAGCTTTATTAAATTGTAAAGCCATTCCATTTTAAGTAATTGGTTATTCAACCATTCAAATATAAACAATTCAATTCTCCTTAATCATTATTTTACACTGATTTTTCAGCTATATTGTTTATGAAATCTTTTAAAATTACAAGGTTATTTTTATTAATAGTATATTTAGTCCAAATTCCATCTTTTCTGCTGTCTACTAAGCCACTTTTACATAGAATTTTCATATGATAAGACAATGTAGGTTGTGTTATTTTAAACTCTTCCAAAATAATACAAGCACAAAGTTCTCCTTGAGTAAGCATTTCAAATATTTTAACTCTTGTTTCATCTGAAAGAGCTTTCATGTATAATGCATAATTTTCATATTTTTCAGCCAATTTTACACCTCTTTTATTAATTTGACATATAGATAATTATCTATATGTATTATATTCATCATATTGATAATTGTCAATATGTTTATGAAAATTTTTTTGAATATAAAACTGATTTTACATAGATTTTACAAAAAATATGATATTAATACATTGACATATAGTTATATATCAATATATAATTTGATAAATTAAATGATTAATGTAAAGGAGAATTATAGTGAGTAATAATAAACCAAAGGTAGCATTTATATGTGTTCATAATTCATGCAGAAGTCAAATTGCAGAAGCTCTTGGAAAATACTTTGCATCTGATGTATTTGACAGTTATTCGGCGGGAACTGAAACTAAACCACAAATAAACCAAGATGCAGTGAGATTGGTGAAAAAAATTTACGATATTGATATAAATCAAAAACATTATTCTAAATTAATAACGGAACTTCCTGAAATAGATATAGTAATAAAGATGGGATGTAATGTTATTTGTCCATTTGTTGAAAGCAAATACGAAGAAGATTGGGGTTTAGACGATCCTACAGGAAAAAGTGATGAGGAATTTGAAAGGGTAATTGCTGAAATTGAAAAGAAAATTAAGGAACTAAAAAATAAGATTTTAAATCAAAAATTGTATTAACAATATCTATTTGATTGATAAAATATTCTATTAAATTATATCAAATAGATTTTATTTAAAATCGCATATGCGTATATGCTCATTTAAGAATATATAAGGAGATGACAATTTGATTGAAATTTTTAAAGCATTGGCAGATGAAACAAGATTACGTATTTTATCACAATTATTAAAAGACGAGATGTGTGTATGTGAAATTGAAGATTGTTTAGAACTTACACAATCTAATGCGTCTAGACATTTGACTGTACTTAAAAAAGCAGGTATTTTAGAAAGTTATAAAAAAGCACAGTGGACTTATTATAATATTAGTGATGAATTTAAGAGTAAAAATATGGAACTATATAAATATCTAATAAAAATGATAAGTGGGTTGTCTTGTTATGAAAGAGACAGTCAAAGGTTTAAAAAATGCAAGGCAAATGATTTGTGCAACAATAAATAAATTTTGGAGGACTTTATTATGAGCAAAGAAAATAAATCAGAAATAGGATTTTTTCAAAAATATTTAACATTATGGGTAGCGCTTTGTATGGTAACAGGTGTATTAATTGGAAAATTCATACCATCAATACCAGAGTTTTTTGGCAATTTTGAATATGCTAATGTTTCAATACCAACTGCTATACTTATTTGGGTAATGATTTATCCTATGATGATGAAGGTAGATTTTCAAAGTATTAAAAATGTAGGCAAAAACCCAAAAGGTCTTTATGTTACTTGGATTACTAATTGGATTATTAAACCTTTTTCAATGTATGCAATAGCTTCATTCTTTTTATTTGTAGTTTTTAAGAACTTTATTGCTTCTGAACTTGCAACGGAATATTTGGCAGGGGCAGTATTACTCGGTGCAGCTCCATGCACAGCAATGGTATTTGTATGGAGTACCTTAACTAAGGGTAACCCCGCTTATACAGTAGTTCAAGTAGCTACTAATGATTTAATCATATTAGCAGCCTTTATACCTATAGTAAAATTTTTATTAGGAGTTAGCAATGTTTCAGTTCCATGGGACACATTAGTATTATCAGTTATTCTTTTTGTAGTAATACCTTTAACTGGTGGTGTATTAACTAGGTTGAACATAATTAAGAAAAAAGGGTTGGAATATTTTGAAAACAAGTTTTTGCCAAAATTTGATGGAGTAACTACTGCGGGTTTATTATTAATGTTGATTCTATTATTCTCTTTTCAAGGAGAGACTATTTTAAATAATCCGTTACATATTTTGTTAATAGCTATACCACTTACAATTCAGACTATTTTAATATTTTTTATAGCTTATTTAGCATGTAAATGGTTTAAATTGCCCTATGAAATCGCGGCACCTGCAGGCATGATAGGAGCATCTAATTTTTTTGAACTTGCAGTAGCTGTAGCAATAGCATTATTCGGTATGGATTCACCGGCAGCATTAGCTACAACAGTTGGTGTATTAACTGAAGTTCCAACAATGCTTTTTCTTGTATATATAGCCAATAGTACTAAGAACTGGTTTCCTACATCTAAATAAATATTATTATTGAATATGAATAAGGACCTTTCAAGTGAAATATTTTTACTTGAAAGGTCTTTTATTGTGATGTACAATTGCAGTATCTATTATAGAAAACAAGAGGATATGATAATGCCTGAAAAAATTTATGATAACAAAATAATAAGAAAAAAGATATTTTTACTTATTATACCAGTGATGCTGGAAAATATATTTCAAGTATCGGCTGGTCTCATATCAGCTGCAATGATAGGAAGGCTTACTCCTACACTTATATCTTCTCAAGGAATTTGTACCAGAATAACAGGGGTATTATGGTGCTTATTTAAAGGCATTGGGGTAGGAGCAACAGTTATTATCGCTAAAACATATGGTAAAAGTGATATGACAAAGTGTAAAAAGACATTTGAACAAACAGTTATTACAGGAGTTTTAATTGCAGTTGCCTTAATAATTATAATATTATTTAATTCATCAAAGATTTTATCTTTTTTCACAACCAATACTGAAACATTATTTCATTCAAGTGAATATTTGAAAATAGTTATTTTAACAGCACCCTTTCTTTTGATTATGTCAGTAGTAACAGCTGCATTTCAAGGTTGTGGAAATACGAAAACTCCCATGTATATTGCGATTGTTGTTAATATAATAAATGTGATGCTAGGATATGTGCTCATATATGGTAAGTTTGGATTTCCAAGATTATCACTTATAGGTGCAGCCTTAGCGCTTTTAATTGCACAGATATCAGGTGCTTTATTAGGTTTTTATCTTCTATACAATAAAACACATGGGTTATTTAGTATTATTGACAAATTTGATTTAAAGTTAAATTTTAATTTAATGAAAAAAGTTTATTCTATTGGCATACCAGCAGCATTTGAAAGTATGTTTTGGCAACTTTCTGCTATAGTTATGAGTAAAATA
This region includes:
- a CDS encoding MATE family efflux transporter, with product MPEKIYDNKIIRKKIFLLIIPVMLENIFQVSAGLISAAMIGRLTPTLISSQGICTRITGVLWCLFKGIGVGATVIIAKTYGKSDMTKCKKTFEQTVITGVLIAVALIIIILFNSSKILSFFTTNTETLFHSSEYLKIVILTAPFLLIMSVVTAAFQGCGNTKTPMYIAIVVNIINVMLGYVLIYGKFGFPRLSLIGAALALLIAQISGALLGFYLLYNKTHGLFSIIDKFDLKLNFNLMKKVYSIGIPAAFESMFWQLSAIVMSKIILSYGEVTFSAYQLGLQAELLSEMPAIGVGVAATSLTANAIGKRDGALLQIYTKQLITTSTIISLFSSLLIIIFPSLFMSFFTNNAEIQGIGIKYLIVMGFIQIPQNLTKVLSGTIRSAGYKNIPMIISFLGIWVIRVPLALVFAYVIKLDIVFIWLCMAIDQIFKCIISATVFKMKKVNYISTPNYNSQN